In Massilistercora timonensis, the following are encoded in one genomic region:
- a CDS encoding ABC transporter ATP-binding protein: MMLKIEHLQKTYPNFTLDCSLEVPSGCVTGLIGQNGAGKSTTFKAVLGLIKRDGGRITLLGKDLDDFTARDREQLGIVLSDSGFSGYLTIRDLTPMLQAFYPTFDAGRFLEKVKKFRLPVDKRIKEFSTGMRAKLKVLSATCHDSRLLILDEPTAGLDVIARDELLDILREYLEADESRSILISSHISGDLEGICDDLYMIHDGKIVLHEETDVLLDRYGILKMDESQYQTLDRQFILRSCRETYGYCCLTDQRTYYSENFPKIAVEKAGIDEVITMMVKGEA; encoded by the coding sequence ATGATGTTGAAGATCGAACATTTACAGAAAACCTATCCCAATTTTACGCTGGACTGTTCCCTGGAAGTGCCCTCCGGGTGCGTGACCGGCCTGATCGGTCAGAACGGCGCCGGAAAGAGCACTACCTTCAAGGCGGTCCTGGGACTGATCAAAAGAGATGGGGGCAGGATCACCCTCCTTGGAAAGGATCTGGACGACTTCACCGCCAGAGACAGAGAGCAGCTGGGAATCGTCCTCTCCGACTCCGGGTTCAGCGGTTATCTCACCATCCGGGACTTAACGCCCATGCTGCAGGCCTTCTACCCCACCTTCGACGCCGGACGGTTCCTGGAGAAGGTAAAGAAATTCCGGCTTCCTGTGGATAAGCGGATCAAAGAATTCTCCACCGGAATGCGGGCGAAGCTGAAAGTCCTTTCCGCCACCTGCCACGATTCCCGCCTGCTCATCCTGGATGAGCCCACCGCGGGACTGGATGTGATCGCCAGGGATGAGCTTCTGGACATTCTCCGGGAATACCTGGAGGCGGACGAGAGCCGGTCCATCCTGATCAGCTCCCACATCTCCGGCGACCTGGAAGGGATCTGCGACGACCTCTATATGATCCACGATGGGAAGATCGTGCTCCATGAGGAAACCGATGTCCTGCTGGACCGCTACGGGATCCTGAAAATGGATGAATCCCAGTACCAGACACTGGACCGGCAGTTCATCCTGCGCAGCTGCAGGGAGACTTACGGGTACTGCTGCCTTACCGACCAGAGAACCTATTACTCTGAGAATTTCCCGAAGATCGCCGTAGAAAAAGCCGGCATCGATGAAGTGATCACTATGATGGTAAAGGGGGAAGCATAA
- a CDS encoding dipeptide epimerase → MKITDVKMEKFSIELEEPFNVAFAEITHTVSIIVKIETDEGYTGYGEAAPFAPVTGETVDGCLEVLRMFRQGLIGMDPLEIEKIHAMMDSYVHGNGSAKCAIDIALYDLKGKFMNQPLYRVLGGYDNQVLNDITVVINPPEKMAAQAKHFVEDLGYHILKIKMGISPQDDLEALRLIREAVGPDIRLRIDANQGYDYSQALFMLQEMKKYGVEAAEQCLPDWDLDGAARLRRQSNGVQLMLDESLHTIRDAARICKAEAADIMNIKLMKCGGLYRASQINAVGESFGVPCMVGCMIETKISITAGLSLVAAKKNITESDCDTFLFYKDGDTGMPGGFQMQNDRFFLLDRPGLGLDISF, encoded by the coding sequence ATGAAAATTACAGATGTAAAAATGGAAAAGTTTTCTATTGAGCTGGAGGAACCTTTTAATGTGGCGTTTGCCGAGATCACCCATACCGTCAGTATTATCGTAAAAATCGAAACCGACGAAGGGTATACCGGATACGGTGAAGCAGCGCCTTTTGCGCCGGTTACCGGCGAAACGGTTGACGGATGCCTGGAAGTGCTCCGCATGTTCCGCCAGGGGCTCATCGGCATGGATCCTCTGGAGATTGAGAAGATCCACGCAATGATGGACAGCTATGTCCACGGAAACGGTTCCGCCAAATGTGCCATTGATATCGCTCTTTATGATCTGAAGGGGAAATTCATGAACCAGCCCCTGTACCGGGTACTGGGCGGCTATGACAATCAGGTATTGAATGACATTACCGTTGTCATCAATCCTCCTGAGAAAATGGCGGCCCAGGCGAAACATTTTGTCGAGGATCTGGGGTATCACATCCTGAAGATCAAGATGGGGATTTCCCCGCAGGATGATCTGGAAGCCCTGCGCCTCATCCGGGAAGCCGTAGGCCCGGATATCCGCCTGCGGATCGATGCGAACCAGGGCTATGACTACAGTCAGGCGCTCTTTATGCTCCAGGAAATGAAAAAATACGGGGTGGAAGCTGCAGAACAATGTCTTCCCGACTGGGATCTGGACGGCGCCGCAAGGCTTCGCAGACAGTCCAATGGCGTCCAGCTTATGCTGGATGAATCTCTTCATACGATCCGGGACGCAGCCAGGATCTGTAAAGCAGAAGCCGCAGACATCATGAACATCAAACTCATGAAGTGCGGCGGACTCTACCGCGCTTCCCAGATCAACGCCGTTGGAGAAAGCTTTGGCGTTCCCTGTATGGTAGGCTGTATGATCGAAACAAAGATCTCCATTACCGCAGGTCTGAGTCTGGTAGCCGCCAAGAAAAATATTACGGAATCCGACTGTGATACTTTCTTGTTCTACAAAGACGGAGATACCGGAATGCCGGGCGGTTTCCAGATGCAAAACGACCGGTTCTTCCTTCTGGACCGCCCGGGACTTGGACTAGACATCTCCTTTTAG
- a CDS encoding chromate transporter yields MLYLQLFKTFFLIGLFSFGGGLASMELIRSRVVTQQHWLTNTEFTDIISISEMTPGPLGINIASFVGTRTAGIPGTVIATCAYVLPAVIIVMILAKLYYKYRNLSSVHGVLNGLHPAVAAMVLAAAVKLVSTAWWNGLEHFSLPDTDWIAVPITLVFLVLLRKKKIGPVQAILTSGVVGAVFYGLFQVPVV; encoded by the coding sequence ATGCTCTATCTCCAGTTATTCAAAACCTTTTTCCTTATCGGCCTCTTCAGCTTTGGCGGCGGCCTTGCCTCCATGGAACTGATCCGCAGCCGTGTAGTCACACAGCAGCACTGGCTTACCAACACAGAATTTACGGACATCATCTCCATTTCCGAGATGACTCCCGGTCCCCTGGGGATCAATATCGCTTCCTTCGTAGGCACCCGGACCGCCGGGATCCCCGGCACGGTGATCGCCACCTGCGCCTATGTCCTTCCTGCCGTGATCATCGTGATGATCCTTGCGAAGCTTTATTACAAATACCGGAACTTAAGCAGCGTCCACGGAGTTCTGAACGGGCTTCATCCGGCTGTGGCTGCCATGGTCCTGGCCGCCGCGGTAAAACTGGTCAGCACCGCGTGGTGGAACGGGCTGGAACATTTCAGCCTGCCGGACACTGACTGGATCGCCGTCCCCATCACTCTTGTCTTCCTGGTTTTACTCCGAAAGAAAAAGATCGGACCGGTACAGGCGATCCTGACAAGCGGCGTTGTAGGCGCTGTGTTCTATGGCCTGTTTCAGGTGCCTGTGGTATAA
- a CDS encoding GntR family transcriptional regulator, translated as MKIMINHSLMIPIYEQITDQIKTLIRSGELKENDVLPSVRALSRELKISALTVKKAYDALEEEGFTVTVHGKGTYIAATNRELLLEEQKKELEEALYQAIQKGRRYGINDGDIQELFALLMEE; from the coding sequence ATGAAGATCATGATCAACCATTCCCTGATGATCCCCATCTACGAGCAGATCACCGATCAGATCAAGACGCTGATCCGCAGCGGGGAACTGAAAGAAAATGATGTACTTCCATCCGTCCGGGCACTTTCCCGGGAGCTTAAGATCAGCGCCCTGACGGTGAAGAAGGCCTATGATGCCCTGGAGGAGGAAGGCTTCACTGTCACCGTCCACGGCAAGGGAACTTACATTGCCGCGACCAACAGAGAACTTCTCCTGGAAGAGCAGAAAAAAGAACTGGAGGAAGCCCTTTACCAGGCCATCCAGAAAGGCCGCCGCTACGGTATCAACGACGGCGACATCCAAGAGTTGTTTGCATTGCTTATGGAGGAATAA
- a CDS encoding cupin domain-containing protein, with the protein MRINDKNEFNKENIFGLGSANTAYAQYFVGNSYLNPLTEAGKCPVFLANVTFEPGCRNNWHIHHAKSGGGQLLICTAGEGWYQEEGKPAVSLTPGTVITIPAEVKHWHGAKKDSWFSHIAVEVPGEETGNEWCEPVDDEAYNGLE; encoded by the coding sequence ATGCGTATCAACGATAAAAATGAATTTAACAAAGAAAATATATTCGGTCTTGGCAGCGCCAACACGGCCTATGCTCAGTATTTTGTGGGGAATTCCTATCTGAATCCCCTGACAGAGGCAGGAAAATGCCCGGTATTTCTGGCAAATGTTACCTTTGAGCCGGGGTGCCGCAACAACTGGCATATCCATCACGCCAAAAGCGGCGGCGGGCAGCTTCTCATCTGCACCGCCGGCGAGGGCTGGTATCAGGAAGAGGGAAAACCTGCCGTCAGCCTGACGCCCGGCACGGTCATCACCATCCCGGCGGAGGTGAAGCACTGGCACGGAGCCAAAAAGGACAGCTGGTTTTCCCACATTGCAGTAGAAGTGCCCGGTGAGGAGACCGGGAACGAGTGGTGCGAACCGGTGGACGATGAGGCTTACAACGGGCTGGAGTAA
- a CDS encoding helix-turn-helix transcriptional regulator yields the protein MFPIIDKRKTGIHLRRLMEERELTVRDVQQYLGLGSVQSVYHWLNGISMPTVDNLYALSELFQLPMDEIVRGNRRRESAGLEDRQRQRLRAYCAALQELRAA from the coding sequence ATGTTTCCAATCATTGACAAGAGAAAAACCGGGATCCATCTGCGCAGGCTTATGGAGGAGCGGGAGCTTACAGTCAGAGATGTCCAGCAGTATTTGGGACTGGGAAGCGTCCAGAGTGTCTACCACTGGCTGAACGGGATCAGCATGCCCACGGTGGATAATCTGTATGCTTTAAGTGAGCTGTTTCAGCTGCCCATGGATGAGATCGTGCGCGGGAACCGCCGCAGGGAATCTGCCGGTCTGGAAGACCGGCAGCGCCAGAGGCTGCGGGCATACTGCGCGGCGCTGCAGGAACTGCGGGCAGCTTAA
- a CDS encoding PepSY domain-containing protein has protein sequence MMKRRNLKGTAVAAMVCGMMVFTGCGGGGTAGEAEEAAVQKSEEIMGTILLSVNPEMEISYDGEGKVKSIEGANEEGVAVAEAYKDYEGKACREVVGDLVEEIYEAGYFEQTVGGNTRNVVLKLEEGSRYPDDDFINEMADEVKVTAEHCGIGSSPMTVDEDDYREDGYITLEKAQEIVLAQLHLDAAEFTDKEYELDDGVYELEFTANGVEYEFEVNAVNGKVLEADYEHNDDWDDDRDDDRDDDDRDDDRDDDDRDDDRDDDDRDDDRDDDDRDDDRDDNDRDDDRDDDDDDRDDDRDDDDDDRDDDRDDDRDDDRDDD, from the coding sequence ATGATGAAGAGAAGAAATTTAAAAGGGACAGCAGTAGCAGCGATGGTATGTGGGATGATGGTCTTCACCGGATGTGGGGGTGGAGGAACGGCAGGCGAGGCAGAGGAAGCAGCCGTCCAGAAATCAGAGGAGATCATGGGAACGATCCTCCTCAGCGTAAACCCGGAGATGGAGATCTCCTATGACGGAGAGGGAAAGGTAAAGTCCATCGAGGGCGCCAATGAAGAAGGCGTGGCTGTGGCGGAAGCTTACAAAGATTATGAAGGGAAAGCCTGCAGGGAAGTAGTTGGCGATCTGGTGGAAGAGATCTACGAAGCCGGGTATTTTGAGCAGACAGTAGGAGGAAACACCAGGAATGTAGTGCTGAAGCTGGAAGAAGGTTCCAGGTATCCGGACGATGATTTCATCAACGAGATGGCGGATGAGGTAAAAGTTACGGCAGAGCACTGCGGGATCGGATCCTCTCCGATGACCGTGGATGAGGACGACTACAGGGAAGATGGATATATTACACTGGAGAAGGCACAGGAAATCGTACTGGCCCAGCTTCATCTGGACGCTGCGGAGTTTACCGACAAAGAGTATGAACTGGATGATGGGGTCTATGAGCTGGAGTTCACTGCCAATGGCGTGGAGTATGAATTCGAGGTAAATGCGGTGAACGGAAAAGTCCTGGAAGCAGACTACGAGCATAACGATGACTGGGATGATGACAGAGACGATGATCGTGATGATGATGACAGAGACGATGATCGTGACGATGATGACAGAGACGACGACCGGGATGACGATGACAGAGATGACGACCGGGACGACGATGACAGAGACGATGATCGTGACGATAATGACAGAGATGATGATCGTGACGATGATGACGATGACAGAGATGATGATCGTGACGATGATGACGATGACAGAGATGACGACCGGGATGATGATCGGGACGACGACCGGGACGACGACTAA
- a CDS encoding ABC-2 transporter permease, whose translation MKGLLIKDFKLMKMQRNFFFVIVMISVGQALFSDSLSVPIGFATFVFPLFTLSTISYDEFDNGNAFLFSLPITRAGYVVEKYCFALILALSAWTISTLLVVIAGTVRGGLDVMELVLTAAAILPVLFLILAVMLPVQLKFGGEKGRIALIIGIGAIFLLGFLATKISGLLGVDLLAALNSLPDMSVGMLAGCAIGVTALILLGSALLSIRIVQHKEF comes from the coding sequence ATGAAAGGATTATTGATCAAAGATTTTAAACTGATGAAAATGCAGCGGAATTTCTTCTTTGTGATCGTCATGATCAGTGTGGGGCAGGCGCTGTTTTCCGACAGTCTCTCCGTCCCCATCGGCTTTGCCACCTTTGTATTTCCTTTGTTTACCCTGAGCACCATCAGCTATGACGAGTTTGACAACGGAAATGCGTTCCTGTTCTCTCTGCCCATAACCCGGGCAGGCTATGTGGTGGAAAAGTACTGCTTTGCCCTGATCCTGGCCCTTTCTGCCTGGACCATCTCCACCCTTCTGGTGGTGATCGCAGGGACGGTCCGGGGAGGCCTGGATGTGATGGAACTTGTCCTGACCGCCGCTGCCATCCTGCCCGTCCTCTTCCTGATCCTGGCGGTCATGCTGCCCGTCCAGTTAAAATTCGGAGGAGAAAAAGGTCGGATCGCCCTGATCATCGGTATAGGAGCTATCTTCCTGCTGGGATTCCTGGCGACAAAGATTTCCGGACTCCTTGGCGTCGACCTGCTGGCCGCGCTGAACAGCCTTCCGGATATGAGCGTGGGCATGCTGGCTGGATGCGCCATCGGTGTCACAGCCCTGATCCTTCTTGGCTCTGCGCTGCTTAGCATCCGCATTGTCCAGCATAAGGAATTCTAA
- a CDS encoding carboxymuconolactone decarboxylase family protein, whose translation MNRKERTEQKMQELFHSHAAGDEGTDGEFMQILQGYIFGDVCYTGSLDNRMRELVTVTVLTTISALPQIKAHVQASLNAGCTPVEIREAVYQCAPFIGFPKTLNAISAMNEVFAENGIELPLPSQKTLTGENDEERYQKGLKIQEPLYGTEIADRYTWLPGEFAQAVPRFLTELSFGDFQTRAGLDGKTRELLTVVLLAALGGAEVQLKSHVEGALKAGNSREEVVCALVHASGYMGLSRLFNALNECRELLQD comes from the coding sequence ATGAATCGAAAAGAAAGAACAGAACAGAAAATGCAGGAGCTGTTTCACAGTCATGCCGCCGGAGATGAAGGAACGGACGGCGAATTTATGCAGATTCTGCAGGGTTACATTTTTGGAGATGTCTGCTATACAGGCAGTCTGGACAACCGCATGAGGGAGCTGGTCACGGTTACCGTGCTGACTACGATTAGCGCCCTGCCCCAGATCAAAGCCCATGTGCAGGCCAGCCTCAACGCCGGCTGCACACCGGTGGAGATCCGGGAGGCAGTTTACCAGTGCGCACCCTTTATCGGTTTTCCAAAGACACTTAATGCCATCAGCGCCATGAACGAAGTGTTTGCGGAGAATGGAATTGAACTGCCCCTGCCGTCCCAGAAGACTTTGACCGGTGAAAACGATGAGGAGCGCTATCAGAAAGGATTAAAGATCCAGGAGCCTCTCTATGGAACAGAGATCGCGGACCGCTATACCTGGCTGCCCGGCGAGTTTGCCCAGGCAGTGCCCCGCTTTTTGACTGAGCTGAGCTTCGGGGACTTTCAGACCCGCGCCGGCCTCGATGGGAAAACCCGCGAGCTGCTCACGGTAGTGTTGCTGGCGGCTCTGGGCGGCGCGGAAGTGCAGTTGAAAAGCCATGTGGAAGGAGCGCTGAAGGCTGGCAACAGCCGGGAAGAAGTGGTCTGCGCTCTGGTCCATGCCAGCGGCTATATGGGGCTTTCCCGTTTGTTCAATGCGCTGAACGAGTGCAGGGAATTGTTGCAAGATTAA
- a CDS encoding O-acetyl-ADP-ribose deacetylase, which produces MFRAVRGDITKIRDVEAIVNAANTSLLGGGGVDGAIHRAAGPKLLEECRGLHGCATGEAKITGAYDLPCKYVIHTPGPIWRGGDHDERKLLASCYRSCLTLAVENGVKRIAFPSISTGIYHFPVEEAARIAVETAAEFAATHPGALELVEWVLFDDRTWQVYETAIAGRENYVSNH; this is translated from the coding sequence ATCTTCCGGGCTGTCCGGGGAGATATCACGAAGATCCGGGATGTGGAGGCCATTGTAAACGCGGCCAACACCAGTCTCCTGGGAGGCGGTGGTGTAGACGGAGCCATCCACCGGGCTGCAGGGCCAAAGCTTCTGGAAGAATGCCGGGGACTTCACGGCTGTGCCACAGGGGAGGCAAAGATCACCGGGGCCTATGATCTGCCCTGCAAGTATGTGATCCACACCCCCGGTCCCATCTGGCGGGGCGGCGATCATGATGAGCGAAAGCTCCTTGCTTCCTGTTACCGGTCCTGCCTGACCCTGGCAGTAGAAAACGGGGTAAAGCGGATCGCTTTTCCATCTATTTCCACAGGGATCTATCATTTCCCGGTGGAGGAGGCTGCCCGGATTGCGGTGGAGACGGCGGCGGAATTCGCGGCGACCCATCCGGGAGCGCTGGAACTGGTGGAGTGGGTGCTGTTTGACGATAGGACCTGGCAGGTGTACGAGACGGCCATCGCCGGAAGGGAGAACTATGTTTCCAATCATTGA
- a CDS encoding sigma factor, whose product MNQEHEIVKRVAAARSSSEEADRLVRDYLPFIKAETAKFLHRPPVEGQDDELSIAMFAFYEAVLNYEKARGTFLAFASRGIRNRLIDHYRKESRHGKVISFDQPDSKDEDRTLLDTLESGESNVEEGQIRMAAREEIEEYARGLAEFGISLTDVADNCPKQDRTLEACYQALACAKENPWLLERFLATRKLPIQDLTELSRVSRKTLERHRKYIAALFLAYTNGYEIIRGHLCQISVGKGGGRA is encoded by the coding sequence ATGAACCAGGAGCATGAGATCGTGAAGCGGGTTGCCGCGGCCAGGAGCAGCTCAGAAGAAGCGGATCGTCTGGTCAGGGACTATCTTCCATTTATCAAAGCAGAAACAGCAAAATTCCTACACCGGCCGCCGGTGGAAGGGCAGGATGACGAGCTTTCTATTGCCATGTTTGCTTTCTATGAAGCAGTCCTGAATTATGAAAAAGCCAGGGGGACATTTCTGGCTTTTGCCAGCCGGGGGATCAGGAACCGGCTGATCGATCATTACCGGAAGGAGAGCCGCCACGGGAAGGTGATCTCCTTTGACCAGCCGGACAGTAAGGATGAGGACCGGACGCTGCTGGATACGCTGGAGAGCGGTGAAAGCAATGTGGAAGAGGGGCAGATCCGGATGGCGGCAAGGGAAGAGATTGAGGAATATGCCAGAGGGCTGGCGGAATTCGGGATCTCTCTTACCGACGTGGCGGACAACTGTCCAAAGCAGGACCGTACTCTGGAGGCCTGCTATCAGGCGCTGGCCTGTGCAAAAGAAAATCCATGGCTTCTGGAGCGGTTTCTTGCCACCAGGAAACTCCCGATCCAGGATCTTACGGAGTTGTCCAGAGTGTCCAGGAAGACGTTGGAGCGGCATAGGAAGTATATCGCCGCTTTGTTCCTGGCTTATACCAATGGCTATGAGATCATCCGCGGGCATCTATGCCAGATATCCGTGGGGAAAGGAGGCGGACGGGCTTGA
- a CDS encoding DUF6262 family protein — MNKYDRMIEMNRERSDEKIAAAKLAIRKLLDQGERVSVPQLVKMTGASRGFFYKNPIVRAEIDRAMEQQAGTINPRRGILDKAMEGRIDLLQEEIFRLRQENQALRDENQRLQKIISKKSRSEFRSL, encoded by the coding sequence ATGAACAAATACGACAGGATGATTGAAATGAACCGGGAACGAAGCGATGAAAAGATTGCTGCGGCGAAACTGGCAATCCGCAAACTGCTGGATCAGGGAGAACGGGTATCGGTTCCGCAATTGGTAAAAATGACAGGTGCTTCCAGAGGGTTCTTTTATAAGAATCCCATTGTGAGGGCTGAGATTGACCGGGCCATGGAACAGCAGGCCGGAACCATCAATCCCCGCAGAGGTATCCTGGACAAAGCAATGGAAGGACGGATCGATCTCCTCCAGGAAGAAATTTTCCGGCTCCGGCAGGAAAATCAGGCGCTTCGTGATGAAAACCAGAGACTGCAGAAAATCATCAGCAAGAAAAGCCGGAGTGAATTCCGAAGCCTGTAA
- a CDS encoding AAA family ATPase translates to MPVFDFNNSPEPSREPECTYEIFYSSEPEASPEHPMLVLDNREGKLKHHSAGVFSNPIRRTAFEFKEEEGGSMSSVDILKIDARFVSLLKWLGENHINVRLSGAPREDGYAVYKIREIAFGWGGKLSAEDGFLQFMIERLLSSDAPSPEVPDEEAEEAGDSMKLTSIQSITDFMNCAGRTLPDNIRLWARRNLAVARSSEVSAEEKRHAQRALSIMMNIQWKGNYFPPVDPVEARRILDEELYGMEQVKQRIIETIIQINRTHTLPAYGILLIGPAGTGKSQIAYAVARILKLPWTTLDMSSINDPEQLTGSSRIYANAKPGIIMEAFSMAGESNLVFIINELDKAAAGKGNGNPADVLLTLLDNLGFTDNYIECMIPTGGVYPIATANDRDQISAPLMSRFAVIEIPDYTPEEKKVIFSEYALPKVLRRIGMEKEECSLTEDGLEAVIDLHRNTSGIRDLEQAAEHLAANALYQIEADHVKSVVFDEKMVRNLLL, encoded by the coding sequence ATGCCAGTATTTGACTTTAATAATTCACCGGAACCATCCAGGGAGCCGGAGTGTACCTATGAAATCTTTTATTCCAGCGAACCGGAGGCTTCTCCGGAGCATCCTATGCTGGTGCTGGACAACCGGGAGGGGAAACTGAAACATCATTCTGCCGGCGTATTTTCCAATCCCATCCGCAGGACAGCCTTCGAGTTCAAGGAGGAAGAAGGCGGAAGCATGAGCAGCGTGGATATTCTTAAGATCGACGCCCGTTTTGTCAGCCTGCTGAAGTGGCTGGGGGAGAATCACATCAATGTACGGCTCTCGGGAGCGCCCCGTGAGGATGGATACGCAGTGTACAAGATCCGGGAGATCGCTTTTGGCTGGGGCGGTAAGCTTTCTGCGGAGGACGGATTTCTCCAGTTTATGATCGAACGGCTTCTCTCCAGCGATGCGCCTTCTCCGGAGGTTCCGGACGAGGAAGCGGAGGAAGCAGGGGACAGCATGAAGCTTACCAGTATCCAGAGTATTACTGATTTCATGAACTGTGCGGGGCGGACTCTGCCGGATAATATCCGGCTCTGGGCCAGACGGAATCTGGCGGTGGCCCGGTCCAGTGAGGTTTCCGCGGAGGAGAAGCGCCACGCTCAGCGGGCTCTGTCTATTATGATGAATATCCAGTGGAAGGGGAATTATTTTCCGCCGGTGGATCCGGTGGAGGCCCGGCGTATCCTGGATGAGGAGCTTTATGGTATGGAGCAGGTAAAGCAGCGGATCATCGAGACTATTATCCAGATCAACCGGACCCATACCCTTCCGGCTTACGGGATCCTTCTGATCGGACCGGCGGGAACGGGGAAATCCCAGATCGCCTATGCGGTGGCCCGGATCCTGAAGCTGCCCTGGACCACTCTGGATATGAGTTCCATCAATGACCCGGAGCAGCTTACCGGAAGTTCCCGGATCTACGCCAATGCCAAGCCGGGGATCATTATGGAGGCATTTTCCATGGCGGGAGAGTCCAACCTGGTGTTTATCATCAATGAGCTGGACAAGGCTGCCGCAGGGAAAGGGAACGGCAATCCTGCGGATGTGCTTTTGACCCTTCTGGACAATCTGGGATTTACCGACAATTATATCGAGTGTATGATCCCCACCGGGGGCGTTTATCCCATCGCCACGGCCAATGACAGGGATCAGATCAGCGCGCCTTTGATGTCCCGGTTTGCAGTGATCGAGATCCCGGACTATACCCCGGAGGAGAAGAAGGTGATCTTCTCTGAGTATGCCCTTCCCAAAGTACTTAGGCGGATCGGTATGGAGAAAGAAGAGTGCAGCCTGACAGAAGATGGTCTGGAGGCAGTGATCGATCTTCACAGGAATACCAGCGGGATCCGGGATCTGGAGCAGGCGGCGGAGCACCTGGCGGCCAACGCCCTGTACCAGATTGAGGCAGATCATGTGAAGTCGGTGGTATTTGACGAAAAAATGGTGCGAAACCTGTTGCTTTAA
- a CDS encoding lecithin retinol acyltransferase family protein, which translates to MELIGTNLGMLMALRMAGRELGDCPNIEMKTMGGRKFWITSQEKQGWKLQTNKITKLSRILDDNNRRKAWGNPAAMAEKFKRLLRPEFLEPGDVIGVARKKALRVYDHYAVYIGDGRVIHYAGTGNDFSGEITIHEADMKEFLKDDEKFFVLFFQGAKNPPIKIQSATNFNFDDSTVAKSLLLEDRRNYHFYSAWETIQRARSRIGEDRYHLLFNNCEHFAIWSKTNISESYQVKNKMKYLSVFLRMPVWHYV; encoded by the coding sequence ATGGAACTGATCGGGACAAACCTGGGCATGTTGATGGCCCTGCGCATGGCGGGAAGGGAACTGGGAGACTGCCCGAATATCGAGATGAAAACGATGGGCGGCAGGAAATTCTGGATCACCAGCCAGGAGAAACAAGGATGGAAGCTTCAGACTAATAAGATCACGAAGCTGTCCAGGATCCTGGATGATAATAACCGAAGAAAAGCCTGGGGAAACCCGGCGGCTATGGCGGAGAAGTTTAAGCGGCTTTTAAGACCGGAATTCCTGGAGCCGGGGGATGTGATCGGAGTGGCAAGGAAGAAAGCGCTCCGGGTCTACGACCATTATGCAGTATATATTGGAGACGGCCGGGTGATCCATTACGCGGGGACGGGAAACGATTTCTCCGGGGAGATCACGATCCATGAGGCGGATATGAAAGAATTTCTCAAAGACGACGAGAAATTTTTTGTACTCTTTTTCCAGGGTGCGAAGAATCCTCCCATTAAGATCCAGTCTGCTACGAATTTTAACTTTGACGACAGTACCGTGGCCAAAAGTCTTCTGCTGGAGGACCGGAGGAACTATCATTTCTATTCCGCCTGGGAGACCATCCAGAGGGCCAGAAGCCGGATCGGGGAGGACAGATACCATCTTCTTTTTAACAACTGCGAGCATTTTGCCATCTGGAGCAAGACCAACATCTCAGAGTCCTATCAGGTGAAAAATAAGATGAAATATCTGTCGGTATTCCTGAGAATGCCGGTATGGCACTACGTATAA